The Brachyhypopomus gauderio isolate BG-103 chromosome 12, BGAUD_0.2, whole genome shotgun sequence genome window below encodes:
- the fstl3 gene encoding follistatin-related protein 3 produces the protein MNFFSALHCVLLISLCEILGKHRTNAGMCWLQQGQEQRCVLVLMRGVTREECCASGRLDTAWSNSSLPINEVSLLGFLGIVSCKPCKETCEGVKCGPGKACKMKGGRPQCMCSPDCSSVSQKHAVCGSDGNSYKDECALLMARCKGHPDLEIMYQGECKKSCSNVVCPGTHTCVTDQTNSAHCVMCRTALCPMPLLTDQTICGNDNITYPSACHLRRATCFFGRSIGVRHYGHCRSTEGSEENSLF, from the exons ATGAACTTTTTTTCTGCGCTCCACTGTGTGCTGCTTATTTCGTTATGTGAAATACTTGGAAAACACCGCACAAACG cgggcATGTGTTGGCTTCAGCAGGGCCAGGAGCAGCGCTGTGTTTTGGTTCTCATGCGTGGAGTGACCAGGGAGGAGTGTTGCGCAAGTGGCCGACTGGACACAGCCTGGTCCAACAGCAGTCTGCCCATCAACGAAGTCAGTCTGCTGGGCTTCCTGGGTATTGTGTCCTGCAAGCCATGCAAAG AGACGTGTGAAGGGGTGAAGTGTGGTCCAGGGAAGGCGTGTAAGATGAAGGGCGGACGGCCTCAGTGCATGTGCTCTCCGGACTGCTCAAGCGTCTCCCAGAAGCACGCCGTCTGCGGGAGTGATGGCAACTCCTACAAAGACGAGTGTGCTCTTCTCATGGCACGTTGCAAAGGTCACCCTGATCTGGAGATCATGTACCAGGGAGAGTGCAAAA AGTCATGCTCCAACGTGGTGTGCCCGGGCACGCACACCTGCGTGACGGACCAGACCAACAGTGCCCACTGTGTCATGTGCCGCACCGCCCTCTGTCCCATGCCCCTGCTGACTGACCAGACCATCTGTGGCAATGACAACATCACCTACCCCAGCGCCTGCCATTTGCGCCGGGCCACCTGCTTTTTTGGGCGCTCCATAGGAGTGCGCCATTATGGCCACTGCAGAA GTACGGAAGGCAGTGAGGAGAATTCACTGTTTTAG